From a single Nostoc sp. MS1 genomic region:
- a CDS encoding Nif3-like dinuclear metal center hexameric protein: MKIAELITWFESWANPTWCESWDNCGWQIEPGILQQEAKVLVCLTPTLAVMEEAIALHANLIFAHHPLIFNPLKSLCRGEAIADMVRLAFTHNIGVYTAHTNFDQVEDGTADVLAQILQLKDVTPIAPTQNGLGYGRVGLLEPSLTLQELLTVIQKRLSPPDLIFSPNADLQQVISKVAVLGGSGASYISAVVKTGAEAYLTSDCKFHQFQESRDRGLILIDAGHYATERPACDRLVEKFRFLDLDLVQLSNHDEDFRQFFQSGH; the protein is encoded by the coding sequence ATGAAAATTGCTGAGTTAATTACTTGGTTTGAATCTTGGGCAAATCCAACATGGTGTGAAAGTTGGGATAATTGCGGCTGGCAAATTGAACCAGGGATACTACAACAAGAGGCTAAGGTTTTAGTTTGCCTTACACCAACTTTGGCGGTAATGGAGGAAGCGATCGCTCTCCATGCTAATCTAATTTTTGCCCATCATCCCCTAATTTTTAATCCGCTCAAATCTCTGTGCCGTGGTGAAGCGATCGCCGATATGGTAAGGTTAGCATTCACCCATAACATCGGCGTTTACACCGCCCATACCAACTTCGATCAAGTAGAAGATGGTACGGCTGACGTTTTAGCCCAAATTCTGCAACTCAAAGATGTTACCCCCATTGCTCCGACGCAAAACGGACTAGGTTACGGGCGTGTTGGGTTGCTAGAACCATCTTTAACTTTACAAGAACTACTGACAGTAATTCAAAAGCGTCTATCCCCTCCCGATTTAATCTTTTCCCCCAATGCCGATTTACAGCAGGTAATTTCTAAAGTGGCAGTATTGGGAGGTTCGGGAGCCAGCTATATTTCGGCGGTAGTTAAAACAGGCGCAGAAGCTTACCTTACCTCTGACTGTAAATTCCACCAGTTCCAAGAAAGCCGCGATCGCGGTTTAATTCTCATCGATGCTGGACATTATGCCACCGAACGCCCAGCGTGCGATCGCTTAGTAGAAAAATTCCGCTTTTTAGATTTAGATTTGGTACAATTAAGTAATCACGATGAGGATTTCCGTCAATTTTTTCAAAGTGGTCATTAA
- a CDS encoding orange carotenoid protein N-terminal domain-containing protein: MTYATDERTQKAIEQFRGFDVDTQLALLWFGYLDIKEQLQGETNQPSVQDTAAALYDQIRALPKEQQLQAQRDIASGASTDISRAYSALHSSPKIDLWLRLSRGMENGEIIQVPGDYKLPQQTNSFVDTVKGFDFQQRIDFIRSIVLEMGAK, translated from the coding sequence ATGACTTACGCTACCGATGAACGCACCCAAAAAGCCATAGAACAATTTCGCGGCTTTGATGTTGATACACAGTTAGCTTTACTGTGGTTTGGCTATCTTGACATTAAAGAGCAGCTACAAGGAGAAACAAATCAACCTTCTGTACAAGATACAGCCGCCGCTTTATATGATCAGATCCGCGCTTTACCAAAAGAGCAACAATTACAAGCTCAACGAGATATCGCCAGTGGCGCAAGCACCGATATTAGCCGTGCTTACAGTGCATTACATTCCAGCCCCAAAATTGACTTGTGGTTGAGATTATCACGGGGTATGGAAAACGGCGAAATTATCCAAGTCCCTGGCGATTACAAGCTACCACAACAAACCAACAGCTTTGTTGATACTGTTAAAGGCTTCGACTTTCAACAACGCATTGACTTCATTCGCAGCATCGTTTTAGAAATGGGCGCAAAATAG
- a CDS encoding Nramp family divalent metal transporter: protein MPQNKPSLPEVHRSIRVPNSKSFWPKMLAYAGPGYLVSVGYIDPGNWATDIAGGSKFGYTLLTIILLSNLMAILLQSLCVRLGVATGRDLAQACRDYFSRRVSLCLWILCEMAIAACDLAELLGSAIALQLLFGLPLVWGVCITALDVLVLLFLQHKGFRYTEALVIILVATVGICFTTEILFSRPNIEGILLGYLPKKVILQNPEMLYIAIGILGATVMPHNLYLHSSIVQTRDWQPNTEKRWEAIKFGTIDSTFALSLALFINSAILIVSAATFHFSGNHNVAEIQDAYKLLSPLLGVSAASAIFGIALLASGQSSTLTATLAGQIVMEGFLQFRFPSWLRRLITRLLAIIPALITIILFGENSTSSLIVFSQVILSLQLPFAVIPLVMFTSNRRLMGEFVNPLWLKFLAWGVAVVIVGLNAWLLLQCLSVWL, encoded by the coding sequence ATGCCACAAAACAAACCCAGCTTACCAGAAGTTCACCGCAGCATCAGAGTCCCTAACAGCAAGAGCTTTTGGCCCAAAATGCTGGCTTATGCCGGGCCAGGGTATTTGGTTTCGGTTGGATACATAGACCCTGGAAATTGGGCAACAGATATCGCTGGGGGGTCAAAGTTTGGGTATACTCTGCTAACAATCATCCTCCTGTCCAACTTGATGGCCATATTACTCCAATCTCTATGTGTACGTTTGGGAGTCGCTACAGGAAGAGATTTAGCGCAGGCTTGTCGGGACTATTTCAGCCGAAGGGTAAGCCTTTGTTTATGGATATTGTGTGAGATGGCGATCGCAGCTTGTGACTTGGCAGAATTATTAGGTAGTGCGATCGCTCTGCAACTTCTCTTTGGGCTTCCCTTAGTGTGGGGGGTTTGCATCACAGCACTTGATGTATTAGTATTGCTATTTCTGCAACATAAGGGCTTTCGCTATACAGAAGCTTTGGTAATAATACTGGTAGCCACCGTAGGTATTTGTTTTACTACAGAAATTTTGTTTTCTCGACCTAATATAGAGGGAATTTTATTAGGGTATTTGCCCAAAAAAGTTATTTTACAGAATCCAGAAATGCTTTACATTGCTATCGGCATTTTAGGGGCAACAGTGATGCCACACAATTTATATTTACACTCCTCAATTGTGCAAACCCGTGATTGGCAACCTAATACTGAAAAAAGATGGGAAGCAATCAAGTTTGGCACAATTGATTCAACTTTTGCTCTGTCGTTGGCACTGTTTATCAACTCAGCTATTTTAATTGTGTCTGCGGCCACATTTCATTTTTCTGGGAATCATAATGTGGCAGAAATACAAGATGCTTACAAACTGCTTTCACCATTGTTAGGAGTTAGTGCTGCTAGTGCCATCTTTGGGATTGCCTTACTTGCTTCTGGTCAAAGTTCAACACTAACTGCAACTTTAGCAGGACAAATTGTGATGGAAGGCTTTTTGCAATTTCGCTTTCCGTCGTGGTTACGCCGTTTAATAACCCGTCTGCTGGCAATCATTCCAGCTTTAATTACAATCATTCTTTTTGGTGAAAATAGTACAAGTAGCCTCATCGTTTTTAGCCAAGTTATTCTCAGTTTGCAGTTACCATTTGCAGTGATTCCATTGGTGATGTTTACTAGTAATCGCCGTTTGATGGGTGAGTTTGTTAATCCTTTGTGGTTAAAGTTTTTAGCCTGGGGAGTTGCTGTTGTCATAGTTGGCTTAAATGCTTGGCTGCTATTACAGTGTCTTTCGGTATGGCTGTGA
- a CDS encoding DUF6679 family protein gives MLHRKIYQLCCDGREVCVFLRDQQRWIERARIIDIEGDLVTLRYETDEEDEVCSWEEMVRLESIGAVTQKLASVPRGNVEPLMTEDCPEAERIRNHYPDSNPE, from the coding sequence ATGCTACACCGCAAGATTTATCAACTGTGTTGCGATGGGCGGGAGGTATGTGTATTCTTGCGGGACCAGCAACGCTGGATAGAACGCGCCCGCATCATCGATATAGAGGGAGATTTAGTAACCCTGCGCTATGAAACCGACGAAGAAGATGAAGTTTGCTCTTGGGAAGAGATGGTTCGTCTCGAAAGCATCGGTGCTGTTACCCAAAAATTAGCTTCAGTCCCTCGCGGTAATGTCGAACCCCTCATGACTGAAGATTGTCCCGAAGCCGAGCGTATTCGTAACCATTACCCCGATTCTAATCCTGAATAA
- a CDS encoding secondary thiamine-phosphate synthase enzyme YjbQ, with amino-acid sequence MAHYQKLLRVSTNGKSFHNITAKIESIVAESGVETGLCTLFLRHTSASLVIQENADPDVLVDLANYMTKLVPESGKYIHDAEGADDMPAHIRTALTHTSENIPINSGHLVLGTWQGIYIWEHRQRNHIRELVVHISQ; translated from the coding sequence ATGGCACATTACCAAAAACTACTGAGAGTTTCTACTAACGGCAAATCGTTCCACAATATTACTGCTAAAATCGAGTCCATAGTTGCAGAATCCGGTGTGGAAACTGGTCTTTGTACTTTATTTTTACGTCACACCTCTGCTAGTTTAGTGATTCAAGAAAACGCCGACCCTGATGTACTTGTAGATTTAGCGAATTATATGACTAAACTTGTACCAGAATCAGGCAAATATATCCATGATGCTGAAGGTGCTGATGATATGCCAGCCCACATTCGCACTGCATTAACTCATACTTCTGAAAATATACCTATTAATAGTGGTCATTTAGTATTAGGAACTTGGCAAGGAATATATATTTGGGAACACCGCCAGCGCAATCATATCAGGGAATTAGTTGTGCATATTTCCCAATAG
- a CDS encoding MBL fold metallo-hydrolase, whose translation MRDNLSAYSSIDTGEATTELECFPYSVQHHDEGVCLLVRMGPHRILLDCGLADISSLQKRLTPSTKRATPPLPADLVLVTHAHPDHARGLLALHQAFPSLPIYGSEVTSKLLPLNWLDHNPEEIPQFCHALPLRSPVELQDGLVAEIFPAGHLPGAVAILLTYTNEQRSYKLLYTGDFFLSNSRLVEGLRLEELRGLDLNVLIIEGTYGTSRHPHRRNQENQLAERINRAIGDRHSVILPTPALGLGQELLMLLRSHHHFTGRDLDIWVDGAVAVGCDAYLELLSHLPASVQNFARHQPLFWDERVRPRVRRLQPENRAIVGKSPCIILTDSTADLEQYCQAETGPWLILLPEKIDIKVNQKYSAPTTIESYLLAQHSDGPGTTQLIHNLRPQHVVFVHGSPAYLADLTCLDELQNRYHVHSPAAETRVELLIGETFVQPAAPETNYEGELTELGTVITITIPEAITADPRWRQFADTGLIEARWQGEELVLRGLTQRELLNQNSDRNISPTIDCCGTCRHQRGQRCWNPASPLYNFRVTLEGYCPAFERLVE comes from the coding sequence ATGAGGGATAATTTGTCAGCATATTCGAGTATCGATACAGGGGAAGCAACGACTGAACTAGAATGTTTTCCCTATAGTGTCCAGCACCATGATGAGGGTGTGTGTCTACTTGTGCGAATGGGGCCGCACCGCATCCTGCTAGATTGTGGTTTGGCAGATATTTCATCCCTACAAAAACGTTTAACTCCATCCACAAAGCGGGCTACTCCCCCCTTACCAGCCGATTTAGTCTTAGTTACCCATGCCCACCCAGACCATGCTAGAGGTTTGCTGGCACTACATCAAGCTTTCCCTAGTTTACCTATCTATGGTAGTGAAGTAACTAGCAAGTTGCTACCTTTGAATTGGTTAGACCACAATCCCGAAGAGATTCCCCAGTTTTGTCACGCTTTGCCATTGCGATCGCCTGTAGAACTGCAAGATGGGTTAGTCGCGGAAATCTTCCCAGCCGGACACTTACCAGGTGCAGTGGCAATTCTCCTCACATACACCAACGAACAGCGCTCCTACAAGTTACTATACACAGGGGATTTCTTCCTATCTAACTCCCGCCTAGTAGAAGGTTTGCGCTTAGAAGAACTGCGTGGTCTAGATTTGAATGTGTTGATTATCGAAGGAACTTACGGCACATCCCGACACCCCCACCGCCGCAACCAAGAAAACCAACTAGCCGAAAGAATAAATCGAGCAATAGGCGATCGCCACTCTGTCATCCTTCCCACCCCCGCTTTAGGCTTAGGACAAGAACTGTTGATGTTGCTGCGTTCCCACCACCATTTCACTGGCAGGGATTTAGATATTTGGGTAGATGGGGCGGTTGCTGTTGGCTGCGATGCTTACTTAGAACTATTATCCCATTTACCAGCATCAGTACAGAACTTCGCCCGTCATCAACCCCTATTTTGGGATGAGCGTGTGCGTCCTCGTGTGCGCCGCTTGCAGCCAGAAAACCGCGCGATAGTAGGCAAATCACCCTGTATTATCCTCACAGATTCCACAGCAGATTTAGAGCAATATTGCCAAGCAGAAACCGGGCCTTGGCTGATATTATTGCCAGAAAAAATTGATATTAAAGTTAATCAAAAATACTCAGCCCCCACCACAATAGAAAGTTATCTGCTGGCTCAACACAGTGATGGGCCGGGAACTACTCAGTTAATACATAACCTCCGCCCCCAGCACGTCGTCTTCGTCCACGGTTCCCCCGCCTACCTAGCTGATTTAACCTGCTTAGATGAGTTACAGAACCGTTATCACGTCCATTCACCTGCGGCTGAGACTAGGGTAGAGTTGCTAATTGGCGAAACTTTCGTCCAACCAGCCGCACCAGAAACTAACTATGAAGGTGAATTAACAGAGTTAGGCACAGTTATCACCATTACCATTCCTGAAGCCATTACCGCCGATCCCAGGTGGCGACAATTTGCCGACACTGGTTTAATCGAAGCGCGTTGGCAAGGGGAAGAACTGGTACTGCGGGGGTTAACCCAAAGGGAACTACTCAATCAAAATAGCGATCGCAACATCTCTCCCACCATTGACTGTTGCGGCACTTGTCGCCACCAACGCGGACAACGCTGCTGGAATCCCGCATCACCTTTATATAACTTCAGGGTAACATTAGAAGGTTATTGTCCTGCTTTTGAGCGGTTAGTGGAATAG
- a CDS encoding TetR/AcrR family transcriptional regulator encodes MKSSRRASIGLEKRERTRTNLIDAAYRVFARKEADAVTIDDIIAEAGVARGTFYNYFQTREDVLKAVAAALSDEMNQKIWAQSAAIADPSERMAIAIRQFLHQAIGDATWGWFIVRIGLVAAPLSETIERGVMTDLEAGIQLKRFQIDCVPAAIDLILGTCFMAMRSILEGHTQPNHPEQIAKIILKTLGVPAADAHAIAFKFLEPLTVNS; translated from the coding sequence ATGAAATCATCTCGTCGAGCATCCATTGGTTTAGAAAAGCGAGAACGGACGCGAACTAATTTGATTGATGCTGCCTATCGAGTGTTTGCGCGAAAGGAAGCAGATGCCGTCACAATCGACGACATCATTGCCGAGGCAGGTGTTGCCAGGGGTACTTTTTATAACTATTTCCAAACCCGTGAGGATGTGTTGAAGGCGGTGGCGGCAGCTTTAAGCGATGAAATGAATCAAAAGATTTGGGCGCAGTCTGCGGCGATCGCAGATCCATCTGAACGTATGGCGATCGCTATTCGTCAATTTCTCCATCAAGCAATTGGCGATGCAACGTGGGGCTGGTTCATTGTCCGCATAGGATTAGTAGCCGCCCCTTTAAGTGAAACCATCGAAAGAGGCGTAATGACTGACTTAGAGGCAGGTATCCAACTCAAACGTTTTCAGATAGATTGTGTACCAGCCGCCATTGATTTGATTTTAGGAACATGTTTTATGGCAATGCGTAGCATTCTCGAAGGACACACTCAGCCAAATCATCCTGAGCAAATCGCTAAAATAATCCTCAAAACACTAGGAGTTCCTGCGGCTGATGCCCATGCGATCGCCTTCAAATTTCTTGAGCCGTTGACAGTTAATAGTTGA
- a CDS encoding cytochrome P450, translating into MELKDKILKNHDRQIKLSYTLAKVGYDTAIGKLLRLRAYYGDALIMLKAWKDFLYTRKENIGDKYFAVDHAIMHTSHTQVQELMQTEPQIRGNDLGIIRILAPSYLLNNPLSLGTNGNEHTGVRAIFSQVLPDPSAQIDILGRLVEQSLSKAANQGKLHIGEDLPSMMLDILHQLILQISLTEAEIKASRTYIQGLPLASIPNFISKYLLAFKTAPNIRHRQHLINKYKQSPQWAFILETGTKHGLNEHQIANSVFDMIHIAGTAGTSALLGSVIGVLCLDNTLKNHVLSEINTVWNSQETLNESAIEQSHLMNQVILETARLYPPVRFVSQLTTNSGEVEIGGTKCPFQKGTRLLGSIFTANRDANRYQNPDSFDVTRDFSDILSWNGYGHERACPGRNLSVGLIKVFCLYLFKNYKWQSFTEVKWDFAKVTAVTPNDLVLQGFAKQT; encoded by the coding sequence ATGGAACTTAAAGATAAAATTCTCAAAAACCACGATCGCCAGATCAAACTCTCCTATACTTTAGCTAAAGTCGGCTATGATACAGCGATCGGTAAGTTGTTGCGCTTACGTGCTTACTATGGTGATGCCTTGATCATGCTCAAAGCATGGAAAGATTTTCTTTATACTCGTAAGGAAAATATCGGTGACAAATATTTTGCAGTAGATCATGCAATTATGCACACATCCCATACTCAAGTGCAGGAATTGATGCAAACCGAGCCGCAAATTCGAGGAAATGATTTAGGTATCATCAGAATCTTGGCTCCTAGCTACTTACTCAACAATCCTCTCAGTTTGGGGACAAACGGTAATGAACATACAGGGGTTCGTGCTATATTTTCGCAAGTCTTACCAGACCCATCAGCACAGATAGATATCTTAGGGCGTTTAGTAGAGCAAAGTCTATCAAAAGCTGCCAATCAAGGGAAATTACACATTGGCGAAGATTTACCAAGCATGATGCTGGACATTCTGCATCAACTGATTCTGCAAATATCTTTAACTGAAGCAGAAATCAAAGCATCACGTACCTATATTCAAGGTTTACCTTTAGCATCTATTCCTAACTTTATCAGTAAATATTTACTAGCATTTAAAACAGCACCAAATATTCGACATCGCCAGCATCTAATTAATAAGTATAAACAATCTCCTCAATGGGCATTCATTCTAGAAACAGGAACAAAGCATGGACTAAATGAACATCAAATAGCTAACAGTGTTTTCGATATGATTCATATTGCCGGAACTGCTGGTACAAGTGCATTGTTAGGCTCTGTAATTGGTGTTTTGTGCCTAGACAATACTTTAAAAAACCACGTTTTATCCGAAATTAATACTGTTTGGAACTCCCAAGAAACCCTAAATGAATCTGCCATTGAACAGTCCCACCTCATGAATCAAGTAATATTAGAAACTGCTCGGCTCTATCCACCTGTAAGATTTGTTAGCCAGCTAACTACTAACTCAGGTGAAGTCGAGATAGGGGGAACAAAATGTCCATTCCAAAAGGGAACTCGCTTACTTGGCTCTATCTTTACAGCAAATAGGGATGCTAATAGATACCAAAATCCAGATAGTTTTGATGTTACACGAGATTTTTCTGATATATTATCTTGGAATGGATATGGTCATGAGCGAGCTTGTCCCGGAAGAAACTTATCAGTTGGCTTGATTAAAGTTTTCTGTCTCTACCTTTTTAAAAATTATAAATGGCAATCATTTACAGAAGTAAAATGGGATTTTGCTAAAGTGACTGCTGTTACTCCTAATGATTTAGTTTTACAAGGTTTTGCTAAACAAACTTAG
- a CDS encoding glycosyltransferase, which yields MRIAIIALGSQGDVQPYVALGKGLKAAGHFVRLLSHENFAGLINSHGLEFCPMYGNVQEIVKSPEMRKLLETGNFLKITAYTTKETQRAAINWAQTGLTVCQDIDLLVAGVGGLYLGMALAEKLGLPLLHAYVFPFTPTTTFPGVLFPQSLAKFGGAVNWLSHHVVRQILWQGSRSGDTLARKQVLNLPASPFFGPYKPTRYPTLYGFSPSVIPKPPDWQNTHVTGYWFLDAAPNWTPPPTLVDFLQGGKLPVYIGFGSMGMRHPEQTADLILQALAQTKQRAIMLSGWGGLHKENLPDNVYLIDSVPHSWLFPQVAAVVHHGGAGTTAAGLRAGVPTVIIPFFGDQEFWGQRVAALGVGTEPIPQKQLTPEKLAQAIQKAVSDQTMRQRAAALGEQIRSEDGIANAVAVVEEVKKSLFSSVDS from the coding sequence ATGCGTATCGCTATCATTGCTTTGGGCAGTCAAGGAGATGTTCAACCTTATGTTGCTTTAGGGAAGGGTTTAAAAGCTGCGGGTCATTTTGTCCGTTTATTAAGTCATGAGAATTTTGCCGGACTAATCAATTCCCACGGTTTAGAGTTTTGCCCGATGTATGGCAATGTACAGGAAATAGTTAAATCTCCAGAAATGCGTAAGCTTTTGGAGACAGGAAACTTTTTGAAAATTACCGCGTACACCACAAAAGAAACCCAACGTGCAGCGATTAATTGGGCGCAAACAGGTTTAACGGTTTGTCAAGACATAGATTTATTAGTGGCTGGTGTTGGCGGACTATACCTTGGTATGGCATTAGCTGAGAAGTTGGGTCTGCCATTGTTACATGCCTATGTCTTTCCCTTTACCCCAACCACAACATTTCCGGGTGTACTTTTCCCACAGTCCCTAGCCAAATTCGGCGGTGCGGTAAATTGGCTCTCCCATCATGTAGTGAGACAAATTCTGTGGCAAGGTTCTCGTTCAGGTGATACATTAGCTCGAAAGCAAGTACTCAACTTGCCAGCATCCCCATTTTTTGGCCCTTATAAGCCTACTCGCTATCCGACACTCTACGGTTTTAGTCCTTCTGTCATTCCTAAACCACCAGATTGGCAAAATACCCATGTCACAGGCTACTGGTTTTTGGATGCTGCTCCTAATTGGACTCCACCCCCCACCCTGGTAGATTTTCTCCAAGGGGGTAAACTACCTGTATATATAGGATTTGGCAGCATGGGTATGCGCCATCCAGAACAAACCGCCGATTTAATCTTGCAAGCCCTAGCACAAACAAAACAACGAGCCATCATGCTTTCTGGTTGGGGTGGTTTGCATAAAGAGAATTTGCCAGATAACGTCTACTTGATAGACTCCGTTCCCCATTCATGGCTATTTCCACAAGTCGCGGCTGTTGTGCATCACGGCGGCGCAGGTACTACAGCCGCAGGACTCAGAGCCGGAGTGCCTACAGTGATTATTCCCTTTTTTGGGGATCAGGAATTTTGGGGGCAACGAGTAGCAGCATTAGGCGTTGGCACAGAACCCATTCCCCAAAAACAATTAACCCCAGAAAAACTAGCCCAAGCCATCCAAAAAGCTGTGAGCGACCAAACAATGCGTCAACGTGCGGCCGCCTTGGGAGAACAAATCCGCAGTGAAGACGGCATCGCCAATGCTGTTGCTGTTGTGGAAGAAGTGAAAAAATCTCTGTTCAGTTCAGTTGACAGTTGA
- a CDS encoding lipoxygenase family protein translates to MNNSLPNDPVNLSIADNLAVARQQYQYNYTHIPSIAMVDELPATEQFSTNWLFLLAQQLRVLFINTLITNRGNRGSQSVRDDVKRFILEAIIKGAIPFRLSVIAKLLQIIPQFLIKSLSKDFREIDDLLFSLLRECGLSIFEDSLDRVLNLLYKDQPTGHVTNLQDYEKLLPEIPLPAIASTYQQDEVFAYMQVAGFNPVMIERIETLGDGVLSTVGDRFPVTDEHFQAVMGSDDSLSAAGQQGRLYLADYGILEGAINGTYPHEQKYLYAPLALFALPQGSESNRLLRPIAIQCGQTPGPDYPIITPQSGKYSWLFAKTVVQIADANFHEAVTHLGRTHLFVGPFVMATYRQLPTNHPLRILLHPHFEGTLAINDAAQRILIAPGGGVDRLLSSTIDNARVLAVRGLQSYSFNNAMLPKQLKQRGVDDPNLLPVYPYRDDGLLIWNAIHQWVSDYLKLYYPTDQNIQKDTALQTWAAEAQAYDGGRVPDFGENGGIQTRDYLADAVTLIIFTASAQHGAVNFPQKDLMGYAPVLPLAGYLPASTLKTEVTEQDYLNLLPPLDQAQRQLNLLSLLGSVYYNKLGDYQKEYFTNPKVKPLLQAFQTNLQQIEDTINQRNLHRPSYEYLLPSRIPQSINI, encoded by the coding sequence GTGAATAATTCATTACCAAATGATCCAGTAAATTTATCTATTGCTGATAACTTGGCAGTGGCTAGGCAACAATATCAATATAACTACACTCATATTCCATCAATTGCAATGGTGGATGAGCTGCCTGCTACAGAACAATTCTCTACTAATTGGCTTTTTTTACTAGCACAGCAATTACGTGTACTATTTATTAATACCTTAATTACAAATAGAGGTAATCGTGGTTCTCAGTCAGTTCGTGATGATGTCAAAAGATTTATTCTTGAAGCCATAATCAAGGGAGCTATACCTTTTCGACTTAGTGTTATTGCCAAACTGTTACAAATAATTCCTCAATTTTTAATTAAGAGCTTATCTAAAGATTTTAGAGAAATTGATGATCTATTGTTTTCGCTACTGAGAGAATGTGGACTATCTATTTTTGAAGATTCCTTAGACCGAGTTTTAAACTTATTGTATAAAGACCAACCTACAGGTCATGTAACCAATCTCCAAGATTACGAAAAGTTACTGCCAGAAATTCCACTACCAGCGATCGCTAGTACTTATCAGCAAGATGAAGTATTTGCCTATATGCAGGTAGCAGGCTTCAATCCGGTAATGATTGAGCGAATAGAAACTCTAGGCGATGGCGTTCTGTCCACCGTAGGCGATCGCTTCCCCGTCACAGACGAACATTTCCAAGCAGTCATGGGTAGTGACGACTCTTTGAGTGCAGCCGGGCAACAAGGTAGACTTTACTTAGCAGATTATGGAATTTTGGAGGGTGCAATCAACGGCACATACCCACATGAGCAAAAATATCTCTATGCTCCCTTAGCGTTGTTTGCCTTACCCCAAGGTTCAGAATCGAACCGTCTCTTGCGCCCTATAGCTATTCAATGTGGACAAACCCCAGGCCCAGACTACCCCATCATTACCCCGCAATCGGGTAAGTATTCTTGGCTATTTGCCAAAACCGTTGTGCAAATTGCCGATGCAAACTTTCATGAAGCCGTCACTCATCTAGGTAGAACTCACTTGTTCGTCGGCCCCTTTGTGATGGCAACCTATCGACAATTACCCACCAATCATCCCCTACGTATTTTATTACACCCCCATTTCGAGGGAACTTTAGCAATCAATGATGCGGCACAAAGGATTCTTATTGCTCCTGGTGGTGGGGTTGATAGGCTACTTTCATCCACTATTGATAACGCTAGAGTTTTAGCTGTGCGTGGTTTACAAAGTTACAGCTTTAATAATGCCATGTTACCAAAACAACTCAAGCAACGTGGTGTAGATGATCCGAACTTGTTACCTGTATATCCTTATCGAGATGATGGGCTGTTGATTTGGAATGCTATTCATCAGTGGGTATCGGACTATCTAAAACTTTACTACCCTACAGATCAAAATATTCAAAAAGACACAGCACTGCAAACATGGGCAGCCGAGGCACAAGCTTATGACGGGGGACGTGTGCCTGATTTTGGCGAAAATGGTGGTATTCAAACGCGCGATTATTTAGCTGATGCTGTTACTTTAATTATTTTTACCGCCAGCGCCCAACATGGAGCAGTCAACTTTCCCCAAAAAGACTTGATGGGCTACGCTCCAGTACTACCTTTAGCTGGTTACTTACCAGCTTCTACCCTGAAAACAGAAGTAACAGAGCAAGATTACTTAAATTTACTGCCACCTTTGGATCAAGCGCAAAGACAACTAAATCTTCTATCCTTACTAGGTTCTGTCTATTACAACAAGCTTGGTGATTACCAAAAAGAATACTTTACCAACCCAAAGGTAAAACCATTGTTACAAGCCTTTCAAACAAATCTCCAACAGATTGAAGATACCATCAATCAGCGTAACTTACACCGCCCATCTTATGAGTATCTTCTACCTTCACGAATCCCTCAAAGCATCAATATCTAA